The Micromonospora sp. M71_S20 genome has a window encoding:
- a CDS encoding SigE family RNA polymerase sigma factor: MTEGTDGEFTAFVNERGNVLLRIAYALAGDQHGAEDLLQNALAKAYARWPRIRGDAEPYVRRILYHDQVSGWRRRSRRPEVPVAVLPERVGSRDSGQDADLRMLLRDALLSLPPRQRAVLTLRYLEDLSVEQTAALLGCRAGTVASQTSKALARLRQLVPALDDSVTEEVP; encoded by the coding sequence GTGACCGAAGGGACCGACGGGGAGTTCACCGCGTTCGTCAACGAACGGGGCAACGTCCTGCTGCGCATCGCGTACGCCCTGGCCGGCGACCAGCACGGCGCCGAGGACCTGCTGCAGAACGCGCTGGCCAAGGCGTACGCCCGGTGGCCCCGGATCCGCGGCGACGCCGAGCCGTACGTGCGACGGATCCTCTACCACGACCAGGTCTCCGGATGGCGGCGCCGGTCCCGGCGGCCGGAGGTGCCGGTCGCGGTGCTGCCTGAGCGGGTCGGAAGCCGGGACAGCGGGCAGGACGCCGACCTGCGGATGCTGCTGCGCGACGCGCTGCTGTCGCTGCCACCCCGGCAGCGCGCCGTGCTGACCCTGCGCTACCTGGAGGACCTCAGCGTCGAGCAGACCGCCGCGCTGCTCGGCTGCCGGGCCGGCACGGTCGCCAGCCAGACCTCGAAGGCGCTGGCCAGACTGCGACAACTGGTGCCCGCCCTCGACGACAGCGTCACGGAGGAGGTCCCATGA
- a CDS encoding PD40 domain-containing protein, producing the protein MNGSGEDVLRSAVREIATEARAVPDLADRALRRGRRLRRRRRTAAAGVAVAALVALVGPYVWLRPGATQGTAAGAPVVTLAATVSAAPRTMPVVPAPAGDWTRAVVTLPGGWVLTGATSTGTPAERGYALDRERGRYVATDRRYEETWAAPRGGTAAVVDYERAGQIGLLDLGDGTVRWVRTGSHIMTPHWSPDGRRLALTLLDKESARFSLGVLDAATGAYRTFPVDTDRYFCTDQCFFTWARDGREVALQQTDPDTPRSESRPHARRGVQFFSATDGRPTRFVPVPGDPAGPWSWSPDGRLVVIKGQDGPEVAEVATGRVIGPAPAQDAAWVADDRLLHRVGWTAEMALVDLDGRELARQALPATLEVNLTLAVAPR; encoded by the coding sequence ATGAACGGCTCCGGGGAGGACGTCCTGCGTTCCGCCGTACGGGAGATCGCGACCGAGGCCCGGGCGGTGCCCGACCTCGCCGACCGGGCCCTGCGCCGGGGCCGACGGCTGCGTCGCCGTCGCCGCACGGCCGCGGCCGGCGTCGCCGTCGCGGCACTGGTCGCCCTCGTCGGGCCGTACGTCTGGCTGCGCCCCGGAGCGACCCAGGGCACCGCCGCCGGGGCGCCGGTCGTCACCTTGGCGGCGACGGTGTCGGCCGCCCCGCGCACGATGCCCGTCGTCCCCGCGCCGGCCGGCGACTGGACGCGCGCGGTCGTGACGCTGCCCGGCGGCTGGGTGCTCACCGGCGCCACCTCCACCGGCACCCCCGCCGAGCGTGGGTACGCCCTGGACCGCGAACGCGGCCGGTACGTCGCCACCGACCGCCGGTACGAGGAGACCTGGGCCGCGCCCCGGGGCGGGACCGCCGCCGTCGTCGACTACGAACGCGCCGGCCAGATCGGCCTGCTCGACCTGGGCGACGGGACGGTCCGGTGGGTCCGCACCGGCAGCCACATCATGACCCCGCACTGGTCGCCCGACGGGCGGCGGCTCGCACTGACCCTGCTCGACAAGGAGAGCGCCCGGTTCTCCCTCGGCGTGCTCGACGCGGCCACCGGCGCCTACCGCACCTTCCCGGTGGACACGGACCGGTACTTCTGCACCGACCAGTGCTTCTTCACCTGGGCCCGGGACGGCCGGGAGGTCGCGCTCCAGCAGACCGACCCGGACACCCCCCGCTCGGAGTCCCGGCCGCACGCGCGGCGGGGCGTGCAGTTCTTCTCCGCCACCGACGGCCGGCCGACCCGGTTCGTGCCCGTCCCCGGCGACCCCGCCGGCCCCTGGTCGTGGTCGCCGGACGGCCGGCTCGTGGTGATCAAGGGCCAGGACGGCCCGGAGGTGGCGGAGGTGGCGACCGGACGGGTGATCGGCCCGGCTCCCGCCCAGGACGCCGCGTGGGTGGCCGACGACCGGCTGCTGCACCGCGTCGGCTGGACGGCCGAGATGGCGCTGGTCGACCTCGACGGACGGGAACTGGCACGGCAGGCCCTCCCCGCGACGCTGGAGGTCAACCTGACCTTGGCGGTCGCGCCCCGCTGA
- a CDS encoding CCA tRNA nucleotidyltransferase produces the protein MSEASAPHAADRRELTAAQRNAVAELLRVSPVADELGRRFVRAGHELHLVGGSVRDALLGRLGDDLDFCTDAHPDETLRIVRGWAESIWETGREFGTIGCQRDGLRLEITTFRAESYDQVSRNPVVEYGTDLAEDLRRRDFTINAMAVSLPEHRFTDPHGGLDDLAAKVIRTPGTPAESFGDDPLRMLRAARFAAQLRFAVHPDAYAAMTRMAGDLDRITAERIRDEFTKLLCGADPITGLRLLVDTGLAERFLPELTGLKLEIDEHAQHKDVYEHTLTVVSNAVSYETEGPDFVLRMAALMHDVGKPATKAVGSDGRVSFHHHEVVGARLTKARMKALRYPKEITSKVTALVALHLRFYGYGRGEWTDSAVRRYVADAGDLLPRLHKLTRSDCTTRNRRKAAQLAADYDALEERIARIAAEEDLARVRPDLDGNAIMELLGVPPGPVVGQAWKHLKELRLERGPLDRDEAEAELLRWARDEGIVE, from the coding sequence ATGTCCGAAGCCTCCGCTCCCCACGCCGCCGACCGCCGCGAACTCACCGCCGCACAGCGCAACGCCGTCGCCGAACTGCTCCGGGTCTCCCCGGTCGCCGACGAGTTGGGCCGCCGGTTCGTGCGGGCCGGCCACGAGCTGCACCTGGTGGGCGGTTCGGTACGTGACGCCCTGCTCGGCCGCCTCGGCGACGACCTCGACTTCTGCACCGACGCGCACCCCGACGAGACCCTGCGCATCGTGCGCGGCTGGGCCGAGTCGATCTGGGAGACCGGCCGGGAGTTCGGCACCATCGGGTGCCAGCGCGACGGGCTGCGGCTGGAGATCACCACCTTCCGCGCCGAGTCCTACGACCAGGTCAGCCGCAACCCCGTCGTCGAGTACGGCACCGACCTCGCCGAGGACCTGCGGCGGCGCGACTTCACCATCAACGCGATGGCGGTCAGCCTGCCCGAGCACCGGTTCACCGACCCGCACGGCGGGCTCGACGACCTGGCCGCCAAGGTGATCCGCACCCCGGGCACCCCGGCGGAGTCGTTCGGCGACGACCCGCTGCGGATGCTGCGCGCGGCCCGGTTCGCCGCCCAGCTGCGCTTCGCGGTGCATCCCGACGCGTACGCGGCGATGACCCGGATGGCCGGCGACCTGGACCGGATCACGGCCGAGCGGATCCGCGACGAGTTCACCAAGCTGCTCTGCGGCGCGGACCCGATCACCGGGCTGCGGCTGCTGGTCGACACCGGGCTCGCCGAGCGCTTCCTGCCGGAGCTGACCGGGCTCAAGCTGGAGATCGACGAGCACGCCCAGCACAAGGACGTCTACGAGCACACCCTGACCGTGGTGAGCAACGCCGTCTCGTACGAGACCGAGGGGCCGGACTTCGTCCTGCGGATGGCCGCGCTCATGCACGACGTCGGCAAGCCGGCGACGAAGGCGGTGGGCTCGGACGGCCGGGTCAGCTTCCACCACCACGAGGTGGTCGGCGCCCGGCTCACCAAGGCCCGGATGAAGGCGCTGCGCTACCCGAAGGAGATCACCTCCAAGGTCACCGCGCTGGTGGCGCTGCACCTGCGCTTCTACGGCTACGGCCGGGGCGAGTGGACCGACTCGGCGGTGCGCCGCTACGTCGCCGACGCCGGTGACCTGCTGCCGCGCCTGCACAAGCTGACCCGGTCGGACTGCACCACCCGCAACCGGCGCAAGGCGGCCCAGCTCGCCGCCGACTACGACGCGCTGGAGGAGCGGATCGCCCGGATCGCCGCCGAGGAGGACCTGGCGCGGGTCCGGCCCGACCTGGACGGCAACGCCATCATGGAGCTGCTGGGCGTACCGCCGGGACCCGTCGTCGGGCAGGCCTGGAAACACCTCAAGGAGCTGCGCCTGGAGCGCGGCCCGCTGGACCGCGACGAGGCCGAGGCGGAGCTGCTGCGCTGGGCCCGCGACGAGGGCATCGTCGAGTAG
- a CDS encoding methylated-DNA--[protein]-cysteine S-methyltransferase — MRWTVLDSPIGEFSVATDGTHVRRAHFGRVDGATDEPGDEAARQALAELRAYFAGELTGFAVPLAAPGGSDFERGVWREMTCIPYGETLTYGEVARRLGDPGAARAVGVACNRNPIPVLVPCHRIVGAGGKLVGFGGGLDRKVKLLELEAGVALRRAWS, encoded by the coding sequence ATGCGCTGGACCGTGCTCGACTCCCCGATCGGCGAGTTCTCCGTCGCCACCGACGGGACCCATGTGCGCCGGGCCCACTTCGGCCGGGTCGACGGAGCCACCGATGAACCGGGCGACGAGGCGGCCCGACAGGCGCTGGCGGAGCTGCGGGCGTACTTCGCGGGCGAGCTGACCGGCTTCGCGGTGCCGCTGGCGGCGCCGGGCGGGTCCGACTTCGAACGCGGCGTCTGGCGGGAGATGACGTGCATCCCGTACGGGGAGACGCTCACCTACGGCGAGGTGGCCCGCCGGCTCGGCGACCCGGGTGCCGCCCGCGCGGTCGGAGTGGCCTGCAACCGCAATCCGATCCCGGTGCTCGTGCCGTGCCACCGGATTGTCGGCGCCGGCGGCAAGCTGGTCGGTTTCGGCGGCGGCCTCGACCGCAAGGTGAAGCTGCTGGAGTTGGAGGCCGGGGTCGCCCTGCGACGCGCCTGGTCCTGA
- a CDS encoding flotillin family protein: MPLLIAIGGAVLLVLVLVLFVLSRIKVAGPNEAFIVTGRKGRTTQTADGGRSTDNSGQKVVLGASVFVLPVVQKLQSLDLSSRRIDVGIKGAVSKQGIRADLHGVAIVKVGGTEDAIRAAAQRFLHQQDEIEDFTREVLAGALRSIVGRLTVEEVIRDRAAFASAVAEEAEHSMTNQGLVLDTFQLQDILAEGSYLQDLGRPEAARVLKDAAIAEARARQQAEQERLLAEEAIAEANRNLSLKQAAIQAEIDAAKAKSAAAGPLAQAERDQAILSEQQKVAERNAELKQRQLDTEVRKPADAARYKVEQEAEASRNAAVLNADAQRQAVIAAAQAAAEQARLTGEGERARRAALAEANAIEGAKEGEAEQRRRSAIAEAVEREGAAEAAAILAKGQAEADAMARKAEAFAAYGEAAVLDLLVKVLPQVVEAASAPIGAIDKMTVISTDGASSLTKSVAGNVAQGLQLGSDLTGIDLAGLLAKLGSAAATPGNGKPPVDGTAVETR; the protein is encoded by the coding sequence ATGCCCCTTCTCATCGCCATCGGCGGCGCGGTCCTCCTCGTCCTCGTGCTCGTGCTCTTCGTGCTCTCCCGCATCAAGGTCGCCGGGCCGAACGAGGCCTTCATCGTCACCGGCCGCAAGGGCCGCACCACGCAGACCGCCGACGGCGGCCGGTCGACCGACAACTCCGGGCAGAAGGTCGTGCTCGGCGCGTCCGTGTTCGTCCTGCCCGTGGTGCAGAAGCTCCAGTCGCTCGACCTGTCCAGCCGGCGGATCGACGTCGGCATCAAGGGCGCGGTCAGCAAGCAGGGCATCCGCGCCGACCTGCACGGCGTCGCGATCGTCAAGGTCGGCGGCACCGAGGACGCCATCCGCGCCGCCGCGCAGCGCTTCCTGCACCAGCAGGACGAGATCGAGGACTTCACCCGGGAGGTGCTGGCCGGCGCGCTGCGCTCGATCGTCGGCCGGCTCACCGTCGAGGAGGTCATCCGGGACCGGGCGGCGTTCGCCAGCGCGGTCGCCGAGGAGGCCGAGCACTCGATGACCAACCAGGGCCTGGTGCTGGACACCTTCCAGCTCCAGGACATCCTGGCCGAGGGTTCCTACCTCCAGGACCTGGGCCGGCCGGAGGCGGCCCGGGTGCTCAAGGACGCGGCCATCGCCGAGGCGCGGGCCCGGCAGCAGGCCGAGCAGGAGCGGCTGCTCGCCGAGGAGGCCATCGCCGAGGCCAACCGGAACCTGTCGCTGAAGCAGGCCGCCATCCAGGCGGAGATCGACGCGGCCAAGGCGAAGTCCGCCGCCGCCGGGCCGCTGGCCCAGGCCGAGCGGGACCAGGCGATCCTCTCCGAGCAGCAGAAGGTCGCCGAGCGCAACGCCGAGCTCAAGCAGCGTCAGCTCGACACCGAGGTGCGCAAGCCGGCCGACGCGGCCCGGTACAAGGTGGAGCAGGAGGCCGAGGCGTCCCGCAACGCGGCCGTGCTGAACGCCGACGCGCAGCGCCAGGCCGTCATCGCCGCCGCCCAGGCCGCCGCCGAGCAGGCCCGGCTCACCGGTGAGGGCGAGCGGGCCCGCCGGGCCGCGCTGGCCGAGGCCAACGCGATCGAGGGCGCCAAGGAGGGTGAGGCCGAGCAGCGCCGCCGCTCCGCCATCGCCGAGGCGGTCGAGCGGGAGGGTGCGGCCGAGGCCGCGGCCATCCTGGCCAAGGGGCAGGCCGAGGCCGACGCGATGGCCCGCAAGGCCGAGGCCTTCGCGGCGTACGGCGAGGCCGCCGTGCTGGACCTGCTGGTCAAGGTGCTGCCGCAGGTGGTCGAGGCGGCCAGCGCCCCGATCGGCGCGATCGACAAGATGACGGTCATCTCCACCGACGGCGCCTCGTCGCTGACCAAGTCGGTGGCGGGCAACGTGGCCCAGGGGCTCCAGCTCGGCAGCGACCTGACCGGCATCGACCTCGCCGGCCTGCTGGCGAAGCTCGGCTCGGCGGCGGCGACCCCCGGCAACGGCAAGCCGCCGGTCGACGGCACGGCGGTCGAGACCCGCTGA